Proteins found in one Microtus ochrogaster isolate Prairie Vole_2 unplaced genomic scaffold, MicOch1.0 UNK48, whole genome shotgun sequence genomic segment:
- the Arl17a gene encoding ADP-ribosylation factor-like 17-like, whose amino-acid sequence MGNVFEKLFKSLFGKKEMRILMVGLDAAGKTTILYKLKLGEIVTTIPTIGFNVETVEYKNISFTVWDVGGQDKIRPLWRHYFQNTQGLIFVVDSNDRERVNEAREELTRMLAEDELRDAVLLVFVNKQDLPNAMNAAEITDKLGLHSLRQRNWYIQATCATSGDGLYEGLDWLSNQLKNQK is encoded by the exons ATGGGGAATGTTTTTGAAAAACTGTTTAAAAGcctatttgggaagaaggaaatgcGGATTCTCATGGTGGGCTTAGATGCAGCTGGCAAAACCACCATTTTGTACAAGTTGAAGCTGGGAGAGATTGTGACAACCATCCCTACCATAG GTTTCAATGTGGAGACTGTAGAATATAAAAACATCAGCTTCACAGTCTGGGATGTTGGTGGCCAAGACAAAATCAGACCTTTGTGGCGACATTACTTCCAGAACACTCAAG GTCTGATTTTCGTGGTTGACAGTAATGACAGAGAGCGGGTCAACGAGGCCCGGGAAGAACTAACCAGAATGTTAGCAGAAGATGAGCTCCGAGATGCAGTTTTATTGGTGTTTGTAAACAAACAG GATCTTCCTAATGCCATGAATGCAGCGGAGATCACAGACAAGCTTGGCTTACATTCCCTTCGCCAGAGAAACTGGTACATTCAGGCTACGTGTGCCACCAGCGGAGATGGGCTCTACGAAGGCCTGGACTGGCTCTCCAACCAGCTCAAAAACCAGAAGTGA